A region of the Chryseobacterium gotjawalense genome:
GTACATCAAGATAAGCAGTTGACTTCACTTCACCTGCCAAAACGACTTGTCCTGTGGTGACTAATGTCTCACAAGCCACTTTTGATTGTGGATCATTAGCGAGGAAGTTATCGATTAAGGCATCTGATATTTGATCAGCCACTTTATCTGGGTGTCCTTCGGATACCGACTCAGAGGTAAATAAATAAGACATATTTCTATTGTTTTTTTAATTAAAAAAATAGAAGAAAATTAGGTGATTGCAAGAGAAACTAAAAGAGAAAATCGGTTTTAGCATTTTTTAATGAGGTTGCAATCAGTACAAATTTTTCCTCTGGTAAATTATTGGTGCAAATTTAGCCACTATTTATTAAAGCACAAAATTTATTTTGTAGTTAAAAATTATTGCGGTTTTATTCCGACAAATTCATCCGGGTTTTTGTTGTAATTAAGTTTGCTATTCAACGAGCCCGCAATAAACTCAATCAGTTCGTCTAGAATTTTCTGTTTGTATGTTGGTTTATAATAAATTACCGAAATCTCGCGGTAAGGAAAAGGAGCTCTGAATCTTTTTACTTTCTTTTTCTGCTGATCGCTTAATTGTTCTACAGCAAGCTCCGGGAGAATACTGATCCCACCTAATTTATCTACCAGTTGAACCAATGTATTGATATTGGAAGCAACGAACTCAAGATTCTTTGGCTTTACCGTATTTTCTTTTAATTCACAAATGTTTTCAAACTGGGTTCTCAGACAGTTTCCTTCTTCCAGAAGCCACACTTTCTGCACATCGATATCTTCCGGAACCACGAAGCTGTCTTTCTTTTCTACTGTACTGTCATCTGCCGCATAAATCATGAGTTCTTCATTAAATAAAAAATCATGATAAAATTCATTGGCAGCGGCGTAAGGAGTAGAAATAATTCCTGCGTCGAGCTCACCGGTTTTCAAGGCTTTAATGATATTCTCGGTGGTCATCTCCTTAAGATTGAGTTCAATTTTAGGATGAGTTTTTAGAAAGTCAAAAATTTCCGTGGGTAAAATAAATCCGGAAATGGTAGGGAGCACGCCCAAATTAAGTTTGCCCGCCAAAACATTATTGAGAAGATTCGCCTTACTTCTTAACTCGTTAATAGCATCCACCACCTTTTTTGCCTCTATAATAATGTGAATTCCTACATCCGTTGTTCTGATGGGATGGGTGGTGCGGTCAAAGATTTTAACATCCATTTCGTCCTCAAACTTTTGAATCATTGCACTCAATGTTGGTTGGGTAATGAAACAGGCTTGAGCGGCATTGCCAAAGTGCTTATATTTATCGACTGCGATAAGGTATTCCAGTTGCTGAATATTCATGAGGTTAATTTAGTCTAGGTCAAATATACTTAGATTTTGCCAAATTGTAATTAATTTTAAATAAATTTGAGGTTTATTAAAATCAACAATATGAGCGATCGCAAACTAACCAACTCGTCCGGAATTGCTTATTACGACCACGAAGATTCCCAAACAGCAGGCCCAAGAGGACCGGTTTTATTACAGGACTTCATCTTACAGGAAAATTTGGCTCATTTCGTCCGGGAAAGGATCCCCGAAAGAGTCGTACACGCAAAAGGTACTGGCGCATACGGGAAATTTACCGTAACCCATGATATTTCACAGTTCACCAAAGCCAAACTCTTTTCTAAAGTGGGAAATTCCTGCCGGATCTTCACAAGATTTTCTACCGTGGGCGGCGAAAAAGGAAGTGCAGATACAGAAAGAGACCCAAGAGGTTTTGCGGTGAAATTTTATACCGAAGATGGAAATTGGGATTTGGTCGGAAACAATACGCCGGTGTTTTTCATTAAAGACGCTAAAAAATTTCCGGATTTTATTCATACCCAAAAACGAATTCCAAAAACGAATCTAAAAAGCGCAACGATGATGTGGGATTTCTGGAGTTTTAATCCGGAATCACTGCACCAGGTTTTAATATTGATGTCGGATCGGGGAACCCCTTATGGCTATAGGCACATGCACGGTTTCGGATCTCACACTTTTTCAATGATTAACGATTCGAATGAAAGAGTTTGGGTGAAGTTCCACTTTAAAACAAAACAGGAAATAAAAAATTTCAGTCATGATGATGCCGTGAAAATGAAGGGAGAAAATCCGGATTTCGCACAGGAAGATTTAATGACCGCGATTGAAGAAGGCAACTTCCCAAAATGGACCTTGTATATCCAGATAATGACCGGTGAGCAGGCCAAAGAATTTCGCTGGAATCCTTTTGATGTTACTAAAGTTTGGTTCCATGATGAATTCCCTTTAATTGAAGTGGGCGAAATGGAACTGAATGAAATTCCGGTCAATTATTTTGCTCATGTAGAACAGTCTACCTTTTCACCGAGCAATTTAGTTAACGGAATCAGTTTTTCTCCGGACAAAATGTTGCAGGGCCGTCTTTTTTCTTACCCGGATGCACACCGATACAGAGTTGGCGCAAACTCCCATTTGCTGGAAGTAAACCGCTGCCCTTTTGCGGTGAACAATTACCAAAGAGATGGCGCGATGGCCGATTCCAGCCAATACAAAGATGCACCCAACTACTACCCCAACAGTTTTGATGAAATCAAACCACAATCTGCGTATAAAAATTTCGAAGAAGACCTGGACAGCAATCATGTTGCGAACTTTAGCCGGAATGAAAATGATGACGACCATTATACCCAACCGGGATTATTGTACACCAAAGCAATGAATGAAACAGACCGGCAAAATCTGGTCTCAAACATTGTAGCTTCGATGAAAGGGATTACCGGACCGAAAAGAGATGAAATTATCAATCGTCAATTGTGTCATTTCTTCCGGGCAAACATCGAACTGGGAATGAAAATCGCCATGGCTTTACAGGTTAATATTGATTCGAACATGATGAGTCATTCTACAAAATAGAAAATCATTACCAAAGAAATTGTCTTAAAAAATCAATATTGTCCCCAGCCCGCCAAAGTGGGAAAAATTCATTAATTTGCACAGTACTAAAACACTTAACAAGGTATTACAATGTCGTACGAAA
Encoded here:
- a CDS encoding hydrogen peroxide-inducible genes activator; its protein translation is MNIQQLEYLIAVDKYKHFGNAAQACFITQPTLSAMIQKFEDEMDVKIFDRTTHPIRTTDVGIHIIIEAKKVVDAINELRSKANLLNNVLAGKLNLGVLPTISGFILPTEIFDFLKTHPKIELNLKEMTTENIIKALKTGELDAGIISTPYAAANEFYHDFLFNEELMIYAADDSTVEKKDSFVVPEDIDVQKVWLLEEGNCLRTQFENICELKENTVKPKNLEFVASNINTLVQLVDKLGGISILPELAVEQLSDQQKKKVKRFRAPFPYREISVIYYKPTYKQKILDELIEFIAGSLNSKLNYNKNPDEFVGIKPQ
- a CDS encoding catalase; this translates as MSDRKLTNSSGIAYYDHEDSQTAGPRGPVLLQDFILQENLAHFVRERIPERVVHAKGTGAYGKFTVTHDISQFTKAKLFSKVGNSCRIFTRFSTVGGEKGSADTERDPRGFAVKFYTEDGNWDLVGNNTPVFFIKDAKKFPDFIHTQKRIPKTNLKSATMMWDFWSFNPESLHQVLILMSDRGTPYGYRHMHGFGSHTFSMINDSNERVWVKFHFKTKQEIKNFSHDDAVKMKGENPDFAQEDLMTAIEEGNFPKWTLYIQIMTGEQAKEFRWNPFDVTKVWFHDEFPLIEVGEMELNEIPVNYFAHVEQSTFSPSNLVNGISFSPDKMLQGRLFSYPDAHRYRVGANSHLLEVNRCPFAVNNYQRDGAMADSSQYKDAPNYYPNSFDEIKPQSAYKNFEEDLDSNHVANFSRNENDDDHYTQPGLLYTKAMNETDRQNLVSNIVASMKGITGPKRDEIINRQLCHFFRANIELGMKIAMALQVNIDSNMMSHSTK